The proteins below come from a single Arthrobacter crystallopoietes genomic window:
- a CDS encoding MFS transporter, with protein MTETQRIPTGDHIVQELPWRWRVQGKIFIIGGLGFMFDAWDVTLNGVLIPLLSDHWSLEPSQAAWIGTANLIGMAVGAFVWGTIADIIGRKKAFTATLLVFSIFTVFGAFAPDIVWFCIFRFIAGFGLGGCVPVDYALVGEFTPRKLRGRVLTAMDGWWPLGAALCGFVSAGIMATFADWRYTMLIMVLPALLVFWIRRSVPESPLFLISKGRGEEAAHVINDLVRRTGGTPTEWRLPEPEAVPKLTVGNIFEQFPAIWKHNWKITTAAWALFFSILLVYYLALTWMPRILIESGFAEIRAFITTAGMAGVGLLGVIVAAFFVEKTGRKWILAVTGPLSALILVTVALVIEVPAAVITWLLVYGFVVQIAIPVLYAYVSELYPTELRGSGFGWASTFSRIGAGFGPLIFVSIMWPYLGLAWSFAIAGGLVLIAVLWMARFSPETKGAELH; from the coding sequence ATGACCGAAACCCAGAGGATTCCCACGGGCGACCACATCGTGCAGGAACTCCCCTGGCGCTGGCGGGTGCAGGGGAAGATCTTCATCATCGGCGGCCTAGGGTTCATGTTCGACGCGTGGGACGTCACCCTCAACGGCGTGCTGATCCCCCTGCTGTCCGACCATTGGAGCCTCGAACCGTCACAGGCAGCATGGATCGGAACCGCCAACCTCATCGGCATGGCAGTCGGAGCGTTCGTCTGGGGCACCATCGCGGACATCATCGGACGGAAGAAGGCCTTCACAGCGACGCTGCTGGTCTTTTCCATCTTCACGGTCTTTGGCGCCTTCGCCCCAGACATCGTCTGGTTCTGCATCTTCCGCTTCATCGCAGGCTTCGGCCTCGGTGGCTGCGTGCCCGTGGACTACGCCCTTGTCGGGGAGTTCACGCCGCGGAAACTACGAGGGCGCGTCCTCACCGCGATGGACGGCTGGTGGCCCCTCGGCGCAGCCCTGTGCGGTTTCGTCTCCGCCGGCATCATGGCCACCTTCGCGGACTGGCGCTACACCATGCTGATCATGGTGCTCCCGGCGCTTCTGGTCTTCTGGATCCGCCGATCCGTCCCGGAATCTCCCCTGTTCCTGATCAGCAAGGGCCGCGGCGAAGAAGCAGCCCACGTCATCAACGATCTGGTCAGACGCACCGGCGGCACACCCACCGAATGGCGGCTGCCCGAGCCCGAAGCCGTTCCGAAGCTTACCGTCGGCAACATCTTTGAACAGTTCCCGGCCATCTGGAAACACAACTGGAAAATAACGACGGCGGCGTGGGCCTTATTCTTCAGCATCCTGTTGGTCTACTACTTGGCCCTGACCTGGATGCCACGCATCCTGATCGAGTCCGGCTTCGCTGAAATCCGCGCCTTCATCACCACCGCCGGCATGGCAGGCGTTGGTCTGCTGGGCGTCATCGTCGCCGCGTTTTTCGTGGAAAAGACGGGCCGGAAGTGGATCCTCGCGGTTACCGGACCGCTGTCTGCTCTGATCCTGGTGACTGTGGCGCTGGTGATTGAGGTGCCCGCGGCAGTGATCACCTGGCTGCTGGTCTACGGCTTCGTCGTCCAGATCGCCATCCCGGTGCTCTACGCGTACGTCTCCGAGCTCTATCCGACGGAACTGCGGGGCTCCGGTTTCGGCTGGGCCTCAACGTTCTCCCGCATCGGCGCCGGCTTCGGACCGCTGATCTTCGTCTCGATCATGTGGCCTTACCTCGGCCTCGCCTGGTCCTTCGCCATCGCCGGCGGCCTAGTGCTGATCGCCGTGCTCTGGATGGCCCGGTTCTCCCCCGAGACCAAAGGCGCAGAGCTGCATTAA
- the purH gene encoding bifunctional phosphoribosylaminoimidazolecarboxamide formyltransferase/IMP cyclohydrolase, whose translation MSLKQLDRVPIRRALISVYDKTGLEELAQGLHQAGVRIVSTGSTAKKISAAGIPVTEVSEVTGFQECLDGRVKTLHPLVHAGILADRRREDHIQQLKELGVEAFDLVVVNLYPFVDTVKSGAGQDEVVEQIDIGGPSMVRAAAKNHPSVAVVVDPTKYADVVAAAAEGGFDLTARRRLAAAAFAHTAAYDNAVASWTAAQFGDDTDESNQWPPYAGLALERSEVLRYGENPHQGAALYVEKGATPGIAQADQLHGKPMSYNNYVDADAALRAAFDHAEPAVAIIKHANPCGVAVATAGAADPIADAHAKAHACDPVSAFGGVIAANRAVTAGMANTVKDIFTEVVIAPDFEPEAVEILSRKKNIRLLTLPDGYRRDPAEIRQVSGGVLVQVSDTLEADGDSPANWRLAAGEVADEKTLADLAFAWKSIRAAKSNAILLANDGAAVGIGMGQVNRLDSCKLAVERANTLGVAVDGGADAAGGAANVESAGAPERARGAVAASDAFFPFADGLQILIDAGVRAVVQPGGSVRDEEVVAAANAAGITMYFTGARHFFH comes from the coding sequence GTGAGCTTAAAGCAGCTTGACCGTGTTCCCATCCGCCGGGCCTTGATCTCGGTGTACGACAAGACCGGACTGGAGGAGCTGGCGCAGGGACTCCACCAGGCAGGCGTACGCATTGTCTCCACCGGATCCACGGCCAAGAAGATCTCCGCGGCGGGCATCCCCGTAACAGAGGTGTCCGAGGTCACCGGCTTCCAGGAGTGCCTGGACGGCCGGGTCAAGACCCTGCATCCGCTGGTCCACGCCGGCATTCTGGCCGACCGCCGCCGCGAGGACCACATCCAGCAGCTCAAGGAGCTCGGGGTGGAGGCGTTCGACCTCGTCGTCGTCAATCTTTACCCGTTTGTCGACACGGTGAAGTCCGGCGCCGGCCAGGACGAGGTAGTCGAGCAGATCGACATCGGCGGACCGTCCATGGTGCGCGCGGCCGCGAAGAACCACCCCAGCGTCGCCGTCGTTGTCGACCCCACCAAGTACGCCGACGTGGTGGCTGCCGCAGCCGAAGGCGGCTTTGATCTGACCGCACGACGCCGGCTGGCGGCTGCTGCTTTTGCCCACACCGCTGCGTACGACAACGCCGTGGCGTCCTGGACCGCCGCACAGTTCGGCGACGATACGGATGAGTCCAACCAGTGGCCGCCGTACGCCGGCCTGGCCCTCGAGCGCTCGGAAGTACTGCGCTACGGCGAGAATCCGCACCAGGGCGCTGCCCTCTACGTCGAGAAGGGTGCGACGCCGGGCATTGCCCAGGCCGACCAGCTGCACGGCAAGCCCATGAGCTACAACAACTATGTCGACGCCGACGCTGCCCTGCGTGCCGCGTTCGATCATGCGGAACCCGCCGTGGCAATCATCAAGCATGCCAACCCGTGCGGTGTGGCCGTGGCCACGGCCGGCGCCGCCGATCCTATTGCGGACGCCCACGCCAAGGCCCATGCCTGCGATCCCGTTTCCGCCTTCGGCGGCGTAATTGCTGCCAACCGCGCCGTGACCGCGGGCATGGCCAACACAGTCAAGGACATCTTCACCGAGGTGGTCATCGCACCGGACTTCGAGCCGGAGGCCGTGGAAATCCTCTCGCGCAAGAAGAACATCCGCCTGCTGACCCTGCCGGACGGCTACCGCCGCGACCCGGCCGAAATCCGCCAGGTATCTGGCGGCGTGCTGGTCCAGGTGTCCGATACTTTGGAGGCCGACGGCGACAGCCCCGCCAACTGGAGGCTTGCCGCCGGCGAGGTTGCCGATGAGAAGACGCTGGCCGATCTGGCCTTCGCCTGGAAGTCGATCCGCGCCGCCAAGTCCAACGCGATCCTGCTGGCCAACGACGGCGCGGCGGTGGGTATCGGGATGGGCCAGGTTAACCGGCTGGATTCCTGCAAGCTCGCCGTGGAGCGCGCCAACACTTTGGGCGTGGCCGTCGACGGCGGTGCTGACGCCGCCGGGGGAGCCGCCAACGTGGAAAGCGCCGGTGCGCCGGAGCGTGCCCGCGGTGCAGTGGCTGCCTCGGATGCGTTCTTCCCGTTTGCGGACGGACTGCAGATCCTGATCGATGCCGGCGTCCGCGCCGTCGTCCAGCCTGGTGGTTCGGTGCGTGACGAGGAAGTTGTTGCCGCAGCCAACGCCGCGGGCATCACCATGTACTTCACCGGAGCGCGCCACTTCTTCCACTAA